Genomic DNA from Mesorhizobium sp. 131-2-1:
GCTTTGTCGCAACGTTGCTTGTCGAACCAGTCGACGAAGAAGCGGTGCAGGTCGACCACCTCGGCGCTGGCGCGGAACAACAGCGAAGCGTCCATGGCCGCGCTCATACCCGGCCTGCGTTCAGATTGTAGTGCATGATCGAGCCGTGGCGGCCGTGGCGGTCGCGCTCCAGCGTGTAGACGTCGCCCTCGAGGCCGGGGCCCTCACCGATCACGGCGGTGATCGCGGTCTTGTCATCCGGTGTCAGCGCGACGTCCATGATGCGGGCGTTGGCGAGCGCATGCGCCTGGTTGCGGGCGCCGACGATGACCGCTGCGACCTGCGGCTGTTCCAGCACCCAGGCGCTGGCGACGGTGGCGATGTCGACGCCATGGCGATCGCCGACCGCCTTCAAGGTCCTGAGCAGAAGCTGGAAAAGCTCCCAGCCGCCGAAATCGTCGATGATCAGCTTGTATTTAACCAGCGAGCGGTTCTCGAGCGGCGTGGCTGGCTCGGCAACACCCAGCCATCTCTCGCTGAGGAAGCCGCCCGCCACCGATCCGTAGCAGAGGAACCGCATGCCATGCTCCCTAGCCAACGCAGCAAGGCTGCCTGCCGGGCGTTGGTCGAGGACCGAATACTGCAGCTGCTGGCTGACCACGGGCACGCCGGCCGCCAGGATTTCGCCGAGGCGCTCGGTGTCGAAATTGGTGGTGCCGACGTTGCGCACCTTGCCTTCAAGGCGAAGCTCGTCGAGCCAGCCCATCGCGTCGACATAGCCAGCTATCGCATAGTCCCACCAGTGGAACTGGACGAGGTCGAGCCGCTCGGTCTTCAGCCGCCGCAGCGACTGGTCGACGATGCCCCTGACATAGTCGCGGCTGATGCCGGCAAGCCTTTCGAGGTCCGGCACCAGCTTGGTGTGCACCTTCATCCTGGCGGCGGCATCGAGGCCGCGTTCGTGGGCAAGCCGAAGGCGGGCGGCGCCGATCAGCTCCTCGACGCCGGTGTAGATGTCGGCGCAGTCATAGGTGAAGATGCCGGCATCGAAGGTGGCGATCAGGTCTGTGACCGCCTGCTCGCGGTCGATCGCGCCATGGCCGCCGGCAAGCTGCCAGCCACCTCGGATGACGCGCGAGATTGTATAGCCGGAGCTGAGTTCGATGGCCGTCATTTCTCGTCACCTTCCACCGGCAGCGGCACGGCCGTGGTCTCGGCATGGCTGAAGCGCCGCTTGCCCGTTCTCACGATCCGAAGCCGGCTGGCACAATTCGGATCGGGACAAGCGATCTCGGCGTCCGAGGTCATCCAGTCGTTCGGGTGGGTCGGCCGCTGCTTTGCCGCGAGCAGCGGCAGCACGGCGGCGATGGAATAGATCGAGAAACCCTGCCCCGCCGGCAGGGACAACATCTCGCCTCTGAGCTCGAAATGATCGCCCGCCTTGGCGCCGCAATAGATCGGCTTGCCCTCGGGAATGACCACCTCGACGCGGAGGTCGAAGAGTTCGAAACTGTCGTCGGCCATTCAGACCTCCACCAGGCTGAAGGTGACATCGCAGGCGCCGTTGCGGCGGATGATGCCGCAAGCGGCGGCGAATTGATCGCGCTCTTCGGGGCGCACCTGCGCCACCACGCTGCCGGCCAGCCAGCCGATCGGGAACAGCAGGCGCGCGCCCGGACCGTAGTATAGGCCGATGTCGAAGATCGCATTCGGATTGCCGCCCCACATGCGCGGCGGCACATAGGAGAGCACGATGTCGCCCGGCTGAGGCGTCAGCGTTGCATTCTCGGCCGGCAGTGGCCTGGCATAGGCCTGGCCGTCCAGATGCGCTGACGGAACCGGGCAGGAAATCTCAGGGCCGGTCCACATGGCATGGATGCCGGCAACGACGCGCGGCTTGTCGAGATATGCCAGCACAAAGGCAGCGTTGTCGGGCGCCTTCTCCGGCAGCAGCAGCGCCGTCACGGAAAGCTTCGAGCGCGGCTCGGTGATCCTGATGGCGGGCTTCGTCATATCGGCACTCAGCCTTTCGCCGCGGTGGATTGCAGCTTGTCGCGCAGGAAGGCAAAGGGCCGGCTGATGTCGGCCACCAGCGCCTCGCGCGCCGCCTGCGCATCCTGTTTGGCAAGCGCTGCAACGATACGGCGGTGATAGTGGGCGGTATCGACCTCGCCGGCCTCGGAGAAGGCGTAGATGGCGACGCGGATGCAGGGGCCGGATTGCAGCCAGAGGCTCTCGATCATCGGGATCAGGACGGCCGAGCCGCAGCACCGGTAGATTTCGAAATGGAAGCTCTGGTTGAGCGTCGCTTCGCGGTCGATATCCTTCTTGTGCTTCAGCGCCCGCATCTCGTCCCACTCGCCGAGCATGGCTTCGATGGCGGCGATCTGGCGCGGGCCCATGCGCGTGGCGGCAAGCGCGATTGCTTCGCCCTCGATCAGCGAGCGGGCGCGCAGGAGATCGTCAATGCGCTCAAGCGTGATCGGCGGCACGCGTACGGAACGGTTGGGCAGCGCCTCCAGGGCCTGTTCGGTGATCAGCCGACCGAGCGCCTCGCGCACCGGCATCGTGCTGGTGACCAGCGCATCGGCGAGCCCGCGGATGGTCAAGACCTGGCTCGGTTCAAACAGCCCGCCAATCAAGGCCCGGCGCAGCTCGGAATAGACGCGATCCTGGACGGTCTCGCGGCCGACCGGCGTGAGCTGGGCTGCGATCGTTTCGTTGTTCCGCTCGATGGCAGTCTTTTGCATGACACTCCCGGTCTTGGGCCCGTTTTCGGGCTTGCGGAGAAAATTAAAGCCGATTAGCGTGATCAAAGCAAGTGTGATCACAAATCAAAAAATCAGAAGGCGGCAACGACCGCTCGGCCAGAGGGTGCATGAGCGAGACAACCGAGGACGAGACCCGAGCACCGGTGCTGTCGGCGAAGAACGTCGTCAGGCGCTTCGGCGGGCTTGTCGCGGTGAATGACGTCTCGTTCGAGGTGCGACCGGGCGAGATCCTCGGCCTGATCGGCCCAAACGGCGCCGGCAAGACGACGATGTTCGACCTGCTCGCCGGCAGCATCCTGCCTTCCAGCGGCGAGATCTTTCTCAACGGCGCTTTGGTCTCGGGCGAAGCCGCCCATCGCCGCATCGGCCGCGGCCTCGGACGCACCTTCCAGATCCCGCGGCCGCTGCCCAACCTGACGCTGATCGAGAACGTCATGCTGGCCGCGCAAGGACAGACCGGCGAGCGGCTGCTTGCCAATTTCGTCACGCCGTGGCGGGTCGCCACCGAGGAGAATGCGGCGGCAAAGAGGGCCGCAGAACTGTTGGAACTCGTCTCGCTTACACGGCTGGCGCACGAGCCGGCGCGCGTGCTTTCCGGCGGCCAGCGCAAGCTGCTCGAACTTGCCCGCGTGATGATGGCCGATCCGATGATCATCCTGCTCGACGAGCCGGCCGCTGGAGTGAATGCGACGCTGCTCGAGGTCATCATCGACCGCATCCGCGACATCAACGCGAGCGGCATCACTTTCCTGCTCATCGAGCACAATATCGACATGGTGGCGCGGCTCTGCCACCGCGTGCTGGTGATGGCGAGCGGCGAATTGCTGTGCGAA
This window encodes:
- a CDS encoding GntR family transcriptional regulator, coding for MQKTAIERNNETIAAQLTPVGRETVQDRVYSELRRALIGGLFEPSQVLTIRGLADALVTSTMPVREALGRLITEQALEALPNRSVRVPPITLERIDDLLRARSLIEGEAIALAATRMGPRQIAAIEAMLGEWDEMRALKHKKDIDREATLNQSFHFEIYRCCGSAVLIPMIESLWLQSGPCIRVAIYAFSEAGEVDTAHYHRRIVAALAKQDAQAAREALVADISRPFAFLRDKLQSTAAKG
- a CDS encoding ABC transporter ATP-binding protein codes for the protein MSETTEDETRAPVLSAKNVVRRFGGLVAVNDVSFEVRPGEILGLIGPNGAGKTTMFDLLAGSILPSSGEIFLNGALVSGEAAHRRIGRGLGRTFQIPRPLPNLTLIENVMLAAQGQTGERLLANFVTPWRVATEENAAAKRAAELLELVSLTRLAHEPARVLSGGQRKLLELARVMMADPMIILLDEPAAGVNATLLEVIIDRIRDINASGITFLLIEHNIDMVARLCHRVLVMASGELLCEGTADEVARDPRVIEAYLGGAA
- a CDS encoding TIGR04076 family protein, which gives rise to MADDSFELFDLRVEVVIPEGKPIYCGAKAGDHFELRGEMLSLPAGQGFSIYSIAAVLPLLAAKQRPTHPNDWMTSDAEIACPDPNCASRLRIVRTGKRRFSHAETTAVPLPVEGDEK
- a CDS encoding aldo/keto reductase is translated as MTAIELSSGYTISRVIRGGWQLAGGHGAIDREQAVTDLIATFDAGIFTYDCADIYTGVEELIGAARLRLAHERGLDAAARMKVHTKLVPDLERLAGISRDYVRGIVDQSLRRLKTERLDLVQFHWWDYAIAGYVDAMGWLDELRLEGKVRNVGTTNFDTERLGEILAAGVPVVSQQLQYSVLDQRPAGSLAALAREHGMRFLCYGSVAGGFLSERWLGVAEPATPLENRSLVKYKLIIDDFGGWELFQLLLRTLKAVGDRHGVDIATVASAWVLEQPQVAAVIVGARNQAHALANARIMDVALTPDDKTAITAVIGEGPGLEGDVYTLERDRHGRHGSIMHYNLNAGRV
- a CDS encoding DUF3830 family protein, translated to MTKPAIRITEPRSKLSVTALLLPEKAPDNAAFVLAYLDKPRVVAGIHAMWTGPEISCPVPSAHLDGQAYARPLPAENATLTPQPGDIVLSYVPPRMWGGNPNAIFDIGLYYGPGARLLFPIGWLAGSVVAQVRPEERDQFAAACGIIRRNGACDVTFSLVEV